A region from the uncultured Macellibacteroides sp. genome encodes:
- a CDS encoding type I phosphomannose isomerase catalytic subunit: MLYPVTFKPILKSVIWGGADICPFKGIEPLQKGIGESWELSHVDGNVSVVAEGPLVGKTLEELINTYGSQLLGKKVMDQFGTTFPLLIKFIDARDHLSIQVHPDDALARKRHNSFGKTEMWYVVKASDDAILYSGFSQQIDADEYVKRVNDNTIMDVLKKYDVKEGDVFFLPAGRVHAIGAGCFIAEIQQTSNITYRIYDYDRRDAEGKGRELHTELAKDAIDYTLYSDYRTSYQPEQNAPVSLASCKYFTTNLFDLDKELSRDFSSLDSFVVYICMEGACVLTDNKGNSLTLKQGQTALIPADTTQVKLTPSAGAKLLETFIG; the protein is encoded by the coding sequence ATGTTGTATCCAGTTACATTTAAGCCAATTCTCAAAAGTGTTATTTGGGGAGGAGCTGATATTTGTCCCTTTAAAGGGATCGAACCTTTGCAGAAAGGCATAGGGGAAAGTTGGGAACTGTCTCATGTGGACGGAAATGTTTCGGTTGTTGCCGAAGGTCCTTTAGTAGGTAAAACCCTGGAAGAGTTGATAAACACCTATGGCAGTCAGTTGTTGGGAAAGAAAGTTATGGACCAGTTCGGAACAACTTTCCCTTTGCTGATTAAGTTCATTGATGCCCGCGATCATCTGTCTATTCAGGTTCATCCCGATGATGCACTGGCGCGCAAGCGTCACAATTCATTCGGAAAAACAGAAATGTGGTATGTTGTGAAAGCATCCGACGATGCTATTCTTTATTCCGGATTTTCCCAGCAGATTGATGCTGATGAATATGTGAAAAGGGTGAACGACAATACCATCATGGACGTACTTAAAAAGTATGACGTAAAGGAAGGCGATGTTTTCTTCTTGCCTGCCGGTCGAGTACATGCTATTGGTGCCGGATGTTTTATTGCAGAAATTCAGCAGACATCAAATATTACTTACCGGATCTATGATTATGATCGCAGGGATGCTGAGGGTAAAGGACGCGAACTTCACACAGAACTTGCAAAAGATGCAATTGATTATACGTTGTACTCCGATTACCGTACATCGTATCAGCCAGAGCAAAATGCACCGGTGTCTTTAGCAAGCTGCAAATATTTTACGACAAACCTGTTTGATCTGGATAAAGAACTAAGCAGAGATTTCAGTTCGCTGGATTCGTTCGTTGTATATATATGTATGGAAGGGGCTTGTGTTCTTACGGATAATAAAGGAAACAGCCTGACTTTAAAACAAGGTCAGACTGCATTGATTCCGGCAGATACAACTCAGGTAAAGCTTACTCCCTCAGCTGGTGCTAAGCTGTTAGAAACATTTATTGGATAA
- a CDS encoding alpha amylase C-terminal domain-containing protein, which produces MESLNLIKNDSWLAPFAKAITGRHNYVIEKEKALTNNGSQSLSSFATGYMYFGLHKVSDEWVFREWAPNATNIYLTGTFNDWRKDEKYKLKRLDNGVWEIFLPENQLHHEDLYKLLIEWQGGSGERIPAWCRRVVQDIDSKIFCAQVWNPSLSYTFKKKDFKPSTSPLLIYECHIGMSTNEEKVGTYSEFRQNVLPRVAKAGYNCIQIMAIQEHPYYGSFGYHVSSFFAASSRFGTPEELKELIDTAHDLGIAVIMDIVHSHAVKNEKEGLGRFDGSYNQYFHADHRREHPAWDSLCFDYSKDEVLHFLLSNCKFWLDEYKFDGFRFDGVTSMLYYSHGLGEAFTTYQDYYNGSQDGDAIAYLTLANKLIHEVNPNAISIAEEVSGMPGLASSYEHGGYGFDYRMAMNIPDFWIKIIKEKKDEDWHPSAIWWETTNRRPDEKTISYAESHDQALVGDKTIIFRLIDSDMYWHMQSDDHNMNVERGIALHKMIRLVTVSTINGGYLNFMGNEFGHPEWIDFPREGNGWSHKYARRQWDLVDNENLKYHYLGEFDREMISVIKNVKDFEKTSIQKLWDSDSDQTLAYMRNDLVFVFNFSPSRSYAGYGVLVPMGEYEVVLNTDTRRFGGFGLTDDSIMHQTNFDPLYKKDKKEWLKLYIPARTAVVLRKINPVKK; this is translated from the coding sequence ATGGAATCTCTTAATCTTATTAAAAATGATTCTTGGCTAGCACCTTTCGCAAAGGCTATTACAGGTCGTCATAATTATGTGATTGAAAAGGAAAAAGCATTAACAAATAATGGGTCCCAATCTTTATCATCGTTTGCAACAGGCTATATGTACTTTGGTTTGCATAAAGTTTCGGACGAATGGGTATTCAGAGAATGGGCTCCAAATGCAACGAATATTTATCTGACAGGTACGTTTAATGACTGGCGTAAGGATGAAAAATATAAACTAAAACGGCTGGATAATGGAGTCTGGGAGATTTTTTTACCAGAAAACCAGCTTCACCATGAGGATTTATATAAATTATTAATTGAATGGCAAGGTGGATCCGGCGAACGGATTCCTGCGTGGTGCAGAAGGGTTGTTCAAGATATTGATTCGAAAATCTTTTGCGCTCAGGTTTGGAACCCATCGCTTTCCTATACGTTTAAGAAAAAAGATTTTAAACCCAGCACCTCCCCTTTGTTGATTTACGAATGCCATATAGGTATGAGTACCAACGAAGAAAAGGTAGGCACTTATTCAGAGTTCCGTCAGAATGTATTACCTCGTGTAGCAAAAGCGGGATATAACTGCATTCAGATTATGGCTATTCAGGAGCATCCTTATTACGGATCATTTGGGTATCATGTTTCAAGCTTTTTTGCTGCTTCTTCTCGTTTTGGAACGCCCGAAGAATTAAAGGAGCTTATTGATACTGCTCATGATTTAGGTATAGCCGTAATTATGGATATAGTTCATTCTCATGCGGTAAAAAACGAAAAAGAAGGTTTGGGGCGCTTTGACGGATCCTATAACCAATATTTTCACGCAGATCATCGCCGCGAGCATCCGGCCTGGGATTCATTGTGTTTTGATTATAGTAAAGATGAAGTCCTTCATTTTTTACTTTCAAACTGTAAATTTTGGTTGGACGAATATAAATTCGACGGATTTAGGTTCGACGGAGTAACATCCATGCTTTATTACAGTCACGGATTGGGCGAGGCCTTTACTACTTACCAGGATTATTATAACGGTAGTCAGGATGGCGATGCCATTGCTTACCTTACTTTGGCAAATAAACTGATTCATGAGGTAAATCCGAATGCAATATCGATAGCAGAAGAAGTTAGTGGTATGCCGGGCCTTGCTTCTTCTTACGAACATGGAGGGTATGGTTTTGATTATCGGATGGCAATGAATATTCCGGATTTTTGGATTAAAATCATCAAGGAAAAGAAAGACGAAGACTGGCATCCTTCGGCTATCTGGTGGGAAACCACGAATCGCCGCCCGGATGAAAAGACAATTAGCTATGCCGAAAGTCATGATCAGGCGCTGGTTGGCGACAAAACTATTATCTTCCGTTTGATTGATTCAGATATGTACTGGCATATGCAGTCGGACGACCATAACATGAATGTAGAGCGGGGAATTGCGTTGCATAAAATGATTCGTCTTGTTACAGTATCTACCATTAACGGAGGTTATCTCAATTTTATGGGAAATGAATTCGGTCATCCCGAGTGGATTGATTTTCCACGGGAAGGAAATGGCTGGTCGCACAAATATGCCCGCCGCCAGTGGGATTTGGTCGATAATGAGAATTTGAAGTATCATTACCTGGGAGAATTCGATAGAGAAATGATTTCCGTAATCAAGAATGTAAAGGACTTTGAAAAAACTTCCATTCAAAAATTGTGGGATAGCGACAGTGACCAGACTCTCGCTTATATGCGCAACGATCTGGTATTTGTATTCAATTTCAGTCCGTCCAGATCCTATGCCGGTTACGGAGTATTGGTTCCAATGGGGGAATATGAAGTGGTTCTAAATACCGATACAAGAAGATTTGGGGGATTTGGTTTGACTGATGATTCAATAATGCATCAGACAAATTTTGATCCGTTATACAAGAAAGACAAAAAAGAGTGGTTAAAACTATATATTCCGGCTCGTACGGCAGTCGTACTGAGAAAAATTAATCCGGTAAAAAAGTAA
- a CDS encoding cation:proton antiporter gives MSKGAKSITFYILMILVFGSLMYLVAKEGEVYQIDGAIESVQKTPQNLSDGFDMFKGLLSHHIESPLGILLLQIITILITARAVGWLFQKIGQPTVIGEIVAGILLGPSVLGNLLPEVTSFLFRPESLANINILSQFGLILFMYAIGMELDLTEVKKKMRETFLISHASIVLPFFFGMLIAYFMYDVYAYKSTPFLSFALFIGIAMSITAFPVLARIIQEKGLTRSHLGTITLASAANGDITAWCLLAVVVAVAQAGSMLSATFNILFSILYILFMFLAVRPFLSMIGNIYHNKEVVNKGMVAFIFLFLILSSFLTEILGLHVLFGAFIAGVVMPSNIKFRKIMTEKVEDVSLTLLLPLFFVSTGLRTEIGLLNTPELWTMCAIIILVAIAGKFGGALFSARFVGESWKSSLYIGALMNTRGLMELIVLTIGYEMHILPPPIFVMLVIMTLVTTFMTTPLISFIDFCYNAREKMKESKLVEPLSGVFKVLLSFGRAGNGQIMLDVAHQMFSKGKDKLEITALHLTVGSDVNPLHTDNFEEVSFGPILYGAKKLGIPLVTRYEVSNDAGQDICDIVNDEGFDFLLVGAGISMSDAPDDVAANRYRKSFYNRYFKKFKAPESWFYPGGLLKDKTKMFIEQTSCPVGVFVNRGFVKATNIIVTVTTPQDLFLLGYAHRLAKSTHGSIGIICNPSNAQDELVMEDVIRKFNEETKHSTLLPDKKLTSDILSKYNFMLISYPTWNVLSESREEALQKMPSTLILNKASK, from the coding sequence ATGAGTAAAGGAGCAAAAAGTATTACTTTTTACATTTTGATGATCCTTGTCTTCGGTTCGCTGATGTATCTGGTAGCCAAAGAAGGAGAGGTTTATCAAATTGACGGAGCAATAGAATCAGTCCAGAAAACTCCCCAAAATCTTTCGGATGGGTTTGATATGTTCAAAGGATTGCTTTCTCACCATATAGAAAGTCCGCTTGGTATTTTACTCCTTCAAATTATAACAATTCTTATTACTGCCCGTGCTGTTGGATGGCTATTCCAGAAGATTGGACAACCTACAGTTATTGGTGAAATAGTAGCAGGAATATTGCTAGGTCCATCTGTGCTGGGAAATCTGTTACCAGAAGTCACCAGTTTCCTTTTTCGTCCAGAATCTCTCGCAAATATAAATATACTTAGCCAGTTTGGATTAATTCTGTTTATGTATGCAATTGGAATGGAGCTGGATTTGACTGAGGTTAAGAAAAAGATGAGAGAAACCTTTCTCATTAGTCATGCCAGCATTGTGCTTCCGTTTTTCTTTGGAATGCTTATAGCTTATTTCATGTATGACGTTTATGCATACAAAAGTACCCCCTTCCTTTCTTTTGCTCTTTTCATTGGAATAGCGATGAGTATTACGGCTTTCCCTGTTTTGGCAAGAATTATACAAGAAAAGGGATTAACCCGTTCGCATTTGGGAACAATTACGCTTGCCAGTGCAGCCAACGGAGATATTACCGCTTGGTGTTTATTAGCTGTTGTAGTAGCTGTTGCTCAGGCAGGATCAATGCTTAGTGCAACATTTAATATTTTATTTTCCATCCTTTACATTTTATTCATGTTTTTAGCTGTCCGTCCGTTCCTTTCAATGATTGGAAATATCTACCACAACAAGGAAGTGGTTAACAAAGGAATGGTTGCATTTATATTTCTTTTCTTGATATTATCCTCTTTTTTGACAGAAATATTAGGATTACATGTTCTTTTCGGAGCTTTCATTGCTGGTGTGGTTATGCCTTCAAATATAAAGTTCAGAAAAATCATGACCGAAAAGGTGGAAGATGTGTCGCTAACATTGCTACTACCACTCTTCTTTGTTTCTACGGGCTTACGCACTGAAATCGGATTACTTAACACGCCAGAATTGTGGACCATGTGCGCCATTATTATTTTAGTGGCAATCGCCGGAAAGTTTGGTGGAGCCTTGTTCTCCGCTCGATTTGTTGGAGAAAGCTGGAAAAGCAGCTTGTATATCGGTGCACTAATGAATACGAGAGGACTTATGGAGTTAATTGTACTAACAATAGGTTACGAGATGCATATTCTCCCTCCTCCTATTTTCGTTATGTTGGTTATAATGACACTCGTAACCACATTTATGACTACACCGCTTATCTCATTTATTGATTTCTGCTATAACGCTCGCGAAAAGATGAAAGAAAGTAAACTGGTTGAACCTCTTTCGGGGGTATTCAAAGTTTTACTTTCATTTGGTAGAGCAGGGAATGGTCAGATTATGCTCGATGTAGCACATCAGATGTTTTCGAAAGGGAAAGACAAATTGGAGATTACAGCCTTACACCTGACAGTCGGTTCGGATGTCAATCCGCTTCACACAGATAATTTTGAAGAAGTAAGTTTTGGTCCTATTCTTTATGGTGCTAAAAAATTGGGAATTCCTTTGGTTACACGTTATGAAGTTTCTAACGATGCGGGTCAGGATATTTGCGATATCGTAAACGACGAGGGATTTGACTTCCTATTGGTTGGAGCGGGTATTTCCATGTCGGATGCTCCCGACGATGTGGCGGCTAACAGGTATCGTAAATCATTCTATAACCGGTATTTCAAAAAATTCAAGGCGCCTGAATCATGGTTTTATCCCGGAGGATTACTTAAGGATAAAACAAAGATGTTTATCGAGCAAACCTCATGCCCTGTTGGTGTATTTGTAAACAGAGGTTTTGTAAAGGCTACCAATATTATTGTGACCGTAACTACCCCACAAGATCTGTTTTTGTTGGGTTATGCTCACAGACTAGCAAAATCTACTCATGGATCGATTGGCATTATATGCAATCCGTCGAATGCTCAGGATGAACTTGTAATGGAAGATGTTATTCGTAAATTTAATGAAGAGACAAAACATTCAACGCTTCTCCCTGATAAAAAACTTACAAGCGATATTTTATCCAAATATAATTTTATGCTTATAAGCTATCCAACATGGAATGTCCTTTCGGAGTCAAGAGAAGAAGCTCTTCAAAAAATGCCTTCTACTTTAATTCTAAATAAAGCATCCAAATAA
- a CDS encoding low specificity L-threonine aldolase codes for MRSFASDNNSGVHPLVMDAVIKANENHAVGYGDDPWTAAAVTKIKEIFGEKASPFFVFNGTGANSVALQAVTRSFNSILCAETAHINVDECGAPGRMTGCAIVTIPTPDGKLTPELIKPHLHNFGVCHHSQPKVVYISQVTELGTVYTIEEVKAIADLLHAHNMYLHMDGARLANACAFLNCSMKQVTVDAGVDVLSFGGTKNGMMMGEAVVAFSPDIAENLMYFRKQSAQLASKLRYLSAQFIPYLENNLWLENAMRANLAATKLADIMKQYPQICFTQKIESNALFFTIPTEALRKLQEEYFFYMWNEEQNEARLVTSWDTTGEDIAGFEESLKTIFS; via the coding sequence ATGAGAAGTTTTGCCAGCGATAACAATTCCGGAGTTCATCCTTTAGTTATGGATGCAGTAATTAAAGCAAATGAAAATCATGCTGTTGGTTACGGAGACGATCCATGGACGGCAGCTGCGGTAACCAAAATAAAAGAAATATTTGGAGAAAAAGCCTCTCCATTCTTTGTATTTAACGGAACGGGTGCAAACTCTGTTGCTTTGCAGGCGGTAACGCGTTCCTTTAATTCAATTCTTTGTGCGGAGACAGCCCATATAAATGTGGACGAATGCGGAGCACCGGGAAGGATGACGGGATGTGCAATTGTTACAATACCCACACCAGACGGTAAATTAACGCCAGAACTTATAAAACCTCACCTGCATAATTTTGGTGTATGTCATCATTCTCAACCCAAAGTGGTTTACATATCTCAGGTTACAGAACTGGGCACTGTTTATACGATTGAAGAGGTTAAGGCGATAGCCGATCTGCTTCATGCCCATAATATGTATCTGCACATGGATGGCGCCCGTCTTGCCAATGCCTGTGCATTCCTTAATTGCAGTATGAAACAGGTAACGGTTGATGCCGGAGTGGATGTTCTTAGTTTTGGTGGAACAAAGAATGGAATGATGATGGGCGAAGCGGTGGTTGCATTTTCACCCGATATTGCCGAAAATCTGATGTATTTCAGAAAACAATCTGCGCAGCTGGCATCCAAGCTTCGTTATCTTTCTGCACAGTTTATTCCTTATCTGGAAAATAATCTTTGGTTAGAAAATGCGATGAGAGCAAATCTTGCCGCAACTAAACTGGCCGATATTATGAAACAGTATCCACAGATATGTTTTACCCAGAAGATTGAGTCTAATGCCTTGTTCTTTACCATTCCAACCGAAGCACTCCGGAAATTACAGGAGGAGTATTTTTTCTATATGTGGAATGAAGAGCAGAATGAGGCACGTTTGGTTACTTCGTGGGATACAACCGGCGAAGATATAGCTGGCTTTGAAGAATCTCTTAAAACTATATTCTCTTAA
- a CDS encoding helix-turn-helix domain-containing protein, with protein MNRLYNEKYKSFDQYVSDHEIGFTRWNLSAGESLNREIIDHNHIFFILEGSVKVSCNEFHDRTFKAGEMVFIPKSSSFQGVTLDDSLIINHSFDTPLNLCDKAMLESLTPLCETIDYKFQPLEIRPPMDHFLELFDSYLEDGIRCSHLFQAKQSEILVLFRLYYTRIENATFFYPLVGKSVDFKGFVMANYLKVESIEEFARLGGFNISTFRKKFKAHFNESAYQWILKQKSKHIKYKLSLDNVSFKDIMDEYGFTTPAHFNEYCKTHFGMTPSQLRESLR; from the coding sequence ATGAACCGATTGTATAACGAAAAATATAAGAGTTTTGACCAGTATGTGTCCGATCATGAAATTGGATTTACACGATGGAATTTATCAGCTGGAGAGAGCCTTAATAGAGAAATTATTGATCACAATCATATTTTCTTTATTCTTGAAGGTTCTGTAAAGGTATCGTGCAATGAGTTTCATGACCGGACATTTAAGGCTGGAGAAATGGTGTTTATTCCTAAATCATCTTCATTTCAGGGAGTAACCCTGGATGACAGCCTTATTATTAACCATTCATTCGACACCCCGCTGAATCTATGTGACAAAGCTATGTTGGAATCTCTGACTCCTTTATGCGAAACTATAGATTATAAATTTCAGCCTCTGGAAATTCGTCCGCCCATGGATCATTTTCTGGAGTTGTTTGATAGTTATCTTGAAGACGGAATTAGGTGTAGTCACCTTTTTCAGGCGAAACAATCCGAAATATTAGTCTTGTTTAGGTTATATTATACAAGGATAGAGAATGCCACATTCTTTTATCCGCTGGTTGGTAAAAGTGTAGACTTTAAAGGATTTGTGATGGCCAACTACCTGAAAGTGGAAAGCATCGAAGAATTTGCCCGTCTGGGAGGATTCAATATTTCTACTTTCCGTAAAAAATTCAAGGCACATTTCAATGAGTCCGCTTATCAGTGGATTTTGAAACAAAAATCGAAGCATATAAAATATAAGTTATCACTGGATAATGTGAGCTTTAAAGATATTATGGACGAATACGGATTTACTACCCCTGCCCACTTTAATGAATACTGCAAAACCCACTTTGGAATGACTCCCTCGCAGCTAAGAGAGAGTTTAAGATAG
- a CDS encoding MFS transporter translates to MKSTKSLALLIPVMFTFFTMGFVDLVGIATNYVKEDFQLSDTMANLLPSMVFLWFLVCSVPTGMLMNRIGRRKTVIISVVVTFLSLLVPLIEYNYSMMLISFALLGIGNAMMQVSLNPLLSNVVSGHLLASSLTLGQFFKAIASFLAPIIAAWAVVEFGNWRMLYPIFASISVIAVIWLLFTTVEEQKTEGKTSSFGECFGLLGNGTILMLFIGIMCHVGVDVGINTTAPKILIERAGMTLADAGYATSLYFLCRTIGCFGGAFIMAKFSPKKFFILSSICIALAIGGLLFVSDLTLIYICIGLVGFGNSNIFSVLFSQAFQRMPERSNEISGLMMMGIFGGAVLPLLMGIASDTIGSQLGAVIVLAVCTVYLFILYPKLK, encoded by the coding sequence ATGAAAAGCACAAAATCGTTAGCCTTGCTTATCCCTGTGATGTTTACTTTTTTCACTATGGGGTTTGTGGATTTGGTTGGAATCGCTACCAACTATGTAAAAGAAGATTTTCAATTGTCGGATACTATGGCAAATTTGTTGCCTTCTATGGTTTTCTTGTGGTTTCTTGTTTGTTCGGTACCTACGGGTATGTTAATGAACCGGATTGGGCGAAGAAAAACGGTTATCATCAGTGTTGTTGTAACCTTTTTGTCTTTATTGGTTCCGCTTATCGAATACAATTATTCCATGATGTTAATCTCTTTTGCCTTGCTGGGTATTGGTAATGCCATGATGCAGGTATCATTGAATCCGTTGTTGTCCAATGTGGTAAGTGGCCATTTGTTGGCAAGCAGTCTTACCCTTGGCCAGTTCTTTAAGGCAATTGCTTCGTTTTTGGCTCCCATCATTGCAGCCTGGGCGGTTGTTGAATTCGGAAACTGGCGTATGTTATACCCAATTTTTGCTTCCATTTCTGTAATAGCTGTAATCTGGTTATTATTTACTACTGTAGAAGAGCAAAAGACGGAAGGAAAAACGTCTTCTTTCGGCGAATGCTTCGGACTGCTGGGAAACGGAACAATTCTGATGCTTTTTATTGGAATTATGTGCCATGTGGGGGTTGATGTTGGTATTAATACAACGGCACCAAAGATATTAATTGAACGTGCTGGTATGACGCTTGCCGATGCCGGATATGCGACTAGCCTTTATTTTCTTTGCCGTACAATTGGATGTTTCGGCGGAGCTTTCATTATGGCTAAGTTCTCACCAAAGAAATTCTTTATTTTAAGTTCTATCTGTATTGCCCTGGCCATCGGAGGATTATTGTTTGTTTCTGACTTGACTCTTATTTACATATGTATCGGTCTGGTAGGTTTTGGAAATTCAAACATATTCTCTGTATTGTTTTCGCAGGCATTCCAACGTATGCCTGAAAGAAGTAATGAAATATCAGGTCTGATGATGATGGGTATTTTCGGTGGAGCAGTATTGCCCTTGCTTATGGGGATAGCCTCGGATACAATTGGTTCGCAGCTTGGAGCCGTTATTGTGTTAGCAGTGTGTACAGTATACCTGTTTATTTTGTATCCTAAGTTAAAATAA
- a CDS encoding GH92 family glycosyl hydrolase, with translation MMRISKATACSFLLAVLSLPVSSQTAPADYVNPIIGTNGMGHTFPGACVPHGIVQLSPDTDTIPHNVNGTYQPRAYEYCAGYQYKDSTIVGFSHTHLSGTGHSDLGDILIMPFTGLLQTNPGTESNPDSGYRSRYSHTTEIARPGYYEVMLADTKIKAQLTTTERVGVHKYTYPKGEKERIILDLNHGIYNYDGKVLWANLRVENDTLLTGYRITNGWSRVNYTYFAISFSKPIVHYGYEDKQKPAYNGFWRRFKVNENFPEIGGRKIISYFDFDQSDDSTLEIKVAISGVSTSGALKNLAAEASGKSFDELAYQAREKWNKELSVIDAKGDKDKLSMLYTSLYHTLINPSVYADVDGQYRGVDQNIHPAGDFVNYTVFSVWDTYRALHPLFNIINRQRNSDMVKSMIAHSQQSVHKALPVWSHMGNENWCMIGYHSVAVLADALAKGLPINKEEALKAMVSSSTIPYYDHTDEYMKLGYVPFDKSGGAASITLEYAYDDWTIYQTALAMGEDKIAGQYKKRALSYRNTFDKTIGFARPRYSDGTWKPNFSLLNTHDEGFIEGNSWNYSFYVPQDVNGMIDLMGGDKSFVNKLDSLFTMHLPDEFFAQTEDVTREGLLGTYVHGNEPSHHIPYLYMWSNQPWKTQYWVREIMNRMYRNNIDGLCGNDDCGQMSAWYVLSSMGFYPVCPGTNQYVLGAPYLPYMKVMLEGGKSLVIKADKVSDKNRYVKSVTLNGKPYNKAYITQEDIMNGGELIFEMSAKPNKERLFTATNKPYSLSE, from the coding sequence ATAATGAGAATTAGTAAAGCGACTGCATGCAGCTTCCTCCTTGCTGTATTATCTCTTCCTGTATCATCTCAGACAGCTCCGGCTGATTATGTTAACCCAATTATCGGAACCAATGGGATGGGACATACCTTTCCTGGAGCCTGTGTTCCCCATGGGATAGTTCAACTTAGTCCTGATACGGATACCATTCCCCACAATGTTAATGGTACATATCAACCTCGTGCTTACGAGTACTGTGCCGGCTATCAGTATAAAGACAGTACGATAGTAGGTTTCAGTCATACACACCTAAGTGGTACAGGACATTCCGACCTTGGTGACATTCTTATTATGCCTTTCACAGGCCTGTTGCAAACAAATCCCGGAACGGAAAGTAATCCGGATAGTGGATATCGCTCACGATACAGTCACACGACAGAGATCGCTCGTCCGGGTTATTATGAGGTAATGCTTGCCGATACTAAAATCAAAGCACAGTTAACGACCACAGAGAGGGTTGGGGTTCATAAATACACCTATCCCAAAGGTGAAAAAGAAAGAATAATCCTAGACCTGAATCATGGTATATATAACTATGACGGAAAGGTTTTATGGGCAAACCTGCGTGTAGAGAATGACACGTTACTTACCGGCTACCGTATTACAAATGGATGGAGTCGTGTAAACTATACCTACTTTGCTATTTCCTTTTCCAAACCTATTGTACATTACGGATACGAAGACAAGCAAAAACCTGCCTATAATGGCTTTTGGCGACGGTTCAAGGTTAACGAAAACTTTCCAGAAATAGGAGGGAGGAAGATTATTTCTTATTTTGATTTCGATCAATCAGACGATTCAACTTTGGAGATAAAGGTGGCAATTTCGGGAGTAAGTACTTCAGGTGCGCTTAAAAACTTAGCCGCCGAAGCATCCGGTAAATCATTCGACGAATTAGCTTATCAGGCACGGGAAAAATGGAATAAAGAACTTTCGGTAATCGATGCAAAAGGCGATAAGGATAAGCTTTCCATGCTCTACACTTCCCTTTATCACACGTTGATTAATCCTTCGGTTTATGCAGACGTAGATGGTCAGTACAGGGGTGTGGATCAGAATATTCATCCGGCCGGCGACTTTGTTAATTATACGGTCTTCTCCGTTTGGGATACGTATCGTGCTTTGCATCCGTTGTTTAATATTATTAATCGCCAACGGAATTCGGATATGGTAAAATCGATGATTGCACACAGTCAGCAAAGCGTTCATAAGGCACTTCCTGTATGGAGCCACATGGGAAACGAAAACTGGTGTATGATAGGCTATCACTCTGTCGCCGTTTTGGCTGATGCCCTTGCTAAAGGATTGCCAATAAATAAAGAGGAGGCACTAAAGGCCATGGTAAGCAGTTCAACGATCCCATATTATGATCATACCGACGAATACATGAAGCTTGGCTATGTGCCTTTTGATAAAAGCGGCGGTGCTGCATCTATTACGCTTGAATATGCCTACGACGATTGGACTATCTACCAAACAGCTTTAGCCATGGGAGAAGATAAGATTGCCGGGCAGTATAAAAAGCGGGCATTAAGTTACCGTAATACGTTTGATAAAACGATCGGTTTTGCCCGTCCGCGTTATTCTGATGGAACATGGAAGCCCAATTTTAGTCTGCTTAATACACATGACGAAGGATTTATTGAAGGAAATTCATGGAATTATTCCTTTTACGTGCCTCAGGATGTGAATGGGATGATTGATTTGATGGGAGGAGATAAGAGCTTTGTAAATAAACTTGACTCCCTTTTCACCATGCATTTGCCGGATGAGTTTTTTGCCCAAACCGAAGATGTAACCCGAGAAGGTCTGTTGGGTACGTATGTTCACGGAAATGAACCAAGTCACCATATTCCTTATTTGTATATGTGGAGCAACCAACCATGGAAGACTCAGTATTGGGTTCGCGAGATTATGAATCGTATGTATAGGAATAATATCGACGGACTTTGCGGAAATGACGATTGTGGACAGATGTCTGCCTGGTATGTCTTGTCGTCCATGGGATTTTATCCTGTTTGTCCGGGTACCAATCAATATGTATTGGGAGCTCCTTACCTCCCTTATATGAAGGTAATGCTCGAGGGGGGAAAGTCGCTGGTTATAAAAGCTGATAAGGTAAGCGACAAAAACCGCTACGTGAAATCAGTGACATTGAACGGAAAGCCCTACAACAAAGCTTATATCACCCAAGAGGATATCATGAATGGAGGAGAGCTGATCTTTGAAATGTCGGCAAAACCAAATAAAGAGAGGCTGTTTACTGCCACAAATAAGCCCTATTCATTATCGGAATAA